The Bombus fervidus isolate BK054 chromosome 6, iyBomFerv1, whole genome shotgun sequence genome contains a region encoding:
- the LOC139988116 gene encoding uncharacterized protein isoform X3: protein MSTISSQFILVLPILLVPMSEGFFFEHPKKLLMDLFQLSKEKKEAKKGPHIDHYHVHYYPVTIPIFEPLVKAPKKHKLEEIYHNQLKTIGWSSHEYKYIPEPKIKTFSLYDSWKNPVPCKKEILETDLLEITNDSEDENVLYIHPSIHKY from the exons ATGTCTACTATTTCCTCACAA tttattttagttttaccGATATTGCTAGTTCCTATGTCCGAAGGATTTTTCTTCGAACA CCCTAAGAAGCTATTAATGGATTTGTTTCAAttgtcaaaagaaaaaaaagaagcaaaaaagGGGCCTCATATAGATCATTATCATGTACATTATTATCCAGTAACAATCCCTATATTTGAACCACTGGTGAAAGCACCTAAAAAACACAAACTGGAAGAAATATATCa cAACCAACTGAAAACGATTGGATGGTCCAGTcacgaatataaatatattcctGAACCCAAAATTAAAACTTTCAGTTTATATGATTCGTGGAAAAATCCTGTGCCctgcaaaaaagaaattttag AAACAGATCTTTTAGAAATAACAAACGACAGCGAGGACGAAAATGTATTGTACATACACCCCTCTATTCACAAGTATTAA
- the LOC139988116 gene encoding uncharacterized protein isoform X6 — protein sequence MLFILVLPILLVPMSEGFFFEHPKKLLMDLFQLSKEKKEAKKGPHIDHYHVHYYPVTIPIFEPLVKAPKKHKLEEIYHNQLKTIGWSSHEYKYIPEPKIKTFSLYDSWKNPVPCKKEILETDLLEITNDSEDENVLYIHPSIHKY from the exons ATGCT gtttattttagttttaccGATATTGCTAGTTCCTATGTCCGAAGGATTTTTCTTCGAACA CCCTAAGAAGCTATTAATGGATTTGTTTCAAttgtcaaaagaaaaaaaagaagcaaaaaagGGGCCTCATATAGATCATTATCATGTACATTATTATCCAGTAACAATCCCTATATTTGAACCACTGGTGAAAGCACCTAAAAAACACAAACTGGAAGAAATATATCa cAACCAACTGAAAACGATTGGATGGTCCAGTcacgaatataaatatattcctGAACCCAAAATTAAAACTTTCAGTTTATATGATTCGTGGAAAAATCCTGTGCCctgcaaaaaagaaattttag AAACAGATCTTTTAGAAATAACAAACGACAGCGAGGACGAAAATGTATTGTACATACACCCCTCTATTCACAAGTATTAA
- the LOC139988116 gene encoding uncharacterized protein isoform X4 yields the protein MKHIYFFILVLPILLVPMSEGFFFEHPKKLLMDLFQLSKEKKEAKKGPHIDHYHVHYYPVTIPIFEPLVKAPKKHKLEEIYHNQLKTIGWSSHEYKYIPEPKIKTFSLYDSWKNPVPCKKEILETDLLEITNDSEDENVLYIHPSIHKY from the exons ATGAAACATATCTATTTT tttattttagttttaccGATATTGCTAGTTCCTATGTCCGAAGGATTTTTCTTCGAACA CCCTAAGAAGCTATTAATGGATTTGTTTCAAttgtcaaaagaaaaaaaagaagcaaaaaagGGGCCTCATATAGATCATTATCATGTACATTATTATCCAGTAACAATCCCTATATTTGAACCACTGGTGAAAGCACCTAAAAAACACAAACTGGAAGAAATATATCa cAACCAACTGAAAACGATTGGATGGTCCAGTcacgaatataaatatattcctGAACCCAAAATTAAAACTTTCAGTTTATATGATTCGTGGAAAAATCCTGTGCCctgcaaaaaagaaattttag AAACAGATCTTTTAGAAATAACAAACGACAGCGAGGACGAAAATGTATTGTACATACACCCCTCTATTCACAAGTATTAA
- the LOC139988116 gene encoding uncharacterized protein isoform X1: MKHIYFVSLKTKFILVLPILLVPMSEGFFFEHPKKLLMDLFQLSKEKKEAKKGPHIDHYHVHYYPVTIPIFEPLVKAPKKHKLEEIYHNQLKTIGWSSHEYKYIPEPKIKTFSLYDSWKNPVPCKKEILETDLLEITNDSEDENVLYIHPSIHKY; the protein is encoded by the exons ATGAAACATATCTATTTTGTAAGTTTGAAAACAAAG tttattttagttttaccGATATTGCTAGTTCCTATGTCCGAAGGATTTTTCTTCGAACA CCCTAAGAAGCTATTAATGGATTTGTTTCAAttgtcaaaagaaaaaaaagaagcaaaaaagGGGCCTCATATAGATCATTATCATGTACATTATTATCCAGTAACAATCCCTATATTTGAACCACTGGTGAAAGCACCTAAAAAACACAAACTGGAAGAAATATATCa cAACCAACTGAAAACGATTGGATGGTCCAGTcacgaatataaatatattcctGAACCCAAAATTAAAACTTTCAGTTTATATGATTCGTGGAAAAATCCTGTGCCctgcaaaaaagaaattttag AAACAGATCTTTTAGAAATAACAAACGACAGCGAGGACGAAAATGTATTGTACATACACCCCTCTATTCACAAGTATTAA
- the LOC139988116 gene encoding uncharacterized protein isoform X5: MESKRFILVLPILLVPMSEGFFFEHPKKLLMDLFQLSKEKKEAKKGPHIDHYHVHYYPVTIPIFEPLVKAPKKHKLEEIYHNQLKTIGWSSHEYKYIPEPKIKTFSLYDSWKNPVPCKKEILETDLLEITNDSEDENVLYIHPSIHKY, from the exons ATGGAAAGCAAGCGG tttattttagttttaccGATATTGCTAGTTCCTATGTCCGAAGGATTTTTCTTCGAACA CCCTAAGAAGCTATTAATGGATTTGTTTCAAttgtcaaaagaaaaaaaagaagcaaaaaagGGGCCTCATATAGATCATTATCATGTACATTATTATCCAGTAACAATCCCTATATTTGAACCACTGGTGAAAGCACCTAAAAAACACAAACTGGAAGAAATATATCa cAACCAACTGAAAACGATTGGATGGTCCAGTcacgaatataaatatattcctGAACCCAAAATTAAAACTTTCAGTTTATATGATTCGTGGAAAAATCCTGTGCCctgcaaaaaagaaattttag AAACAGATCTTTTAGAAATAACAAACGACAGCGAGGACGAAAATGTATTGTACATACACCCCTCTATTCACAAGTATTAA
- the LOC139988116 gene encoding uncharacterized protein isoform X2 produces MKTELLLQFILVLPILLVPMSEGFFFEHPKKLLMDLFQLSKEKKEAKKGPHIDHYHVHYYPVTIPIFEPLVKAPKKHKLEEIYHNQLKTIGWSSHEYKYIPEPKIKTFSLYDSWKNPVPCKKEILETDLLEITNDSEDENVLYIHPSIHKY; encoded by the exons ATGAAAACTGAATTATTGTTgcaa tttattttagttttaccGATATTGCTAGTTCCTATGTCCGAAGGATTTTTCTTCGAACA CCCTAAGAAGCTATTAATGGATTTGTTTCAAttgtcaaaagaaaaaaaagaagcaaaaaagGGGCCTCATATAGATCATTATCATGTACATTATTATCCAGTAACAATCCCTATATTTGAACCACTGGTGAAAGCACCTAAAAAACACAAACTGGAAGAAATATATCa cAACCAACTGAAAACGATTGGATGGTCCAGTcacgaatataaatatattcctGAACCCAAAATTAAAACTTTCAGTTTATATGATTCGTGGAAAAATCCTGTGCCctgcaaaaaagaaattttag AAACAGATCTTTTAGAAATAACAAACGACAGCGAGGACGAAAATGTATTGTACATACACCCCTCTATTCACAAGTATTAA
- the LOC139988116 gene encoding uncharacterized protein isoform X7, which yields MSEGFFFEHPKKLLMDLFQLSKEKKEAKKGPHIDHYHVHYYPVTIPIFEPLVKAPKKHKLEEIYHNQLKTIGWSSHEYKYIPEPKIKTFSLYDSWKNPVPCKKEILETDLLEITNDSEDENVLYIHPSIHKY from the exons ATGTCCGAAGGATTTTTCTTCGAACA CCCTAAGAAGCTATTAATGGATTTGTTTCAAttgtcaaaagaaaaaaaagaagcaaaaaagGGGCCTCATATAGATCATTATCATGTACATTATTATCCAGTAACAATCCCTATATTTGAACCACTGGTGAAAGCACCTAAAAAACACAAACTGGAAGAAATATATCa cAACCAACTGAAAACGATTGGATGGTCCAGTcacgaatataaatatattcctGAACCCAAAATTAAAACTTTCAGTTTATATGATTCGTGGAAAAATCCTGTGCCctgcaaaaaagaaattttag AAACAGATCTTTTAGAAATAACAAACGACAGCGAGGACGAAAATGTATTGTACATACACCCCTCTATTCACAAGTATTAA
- the LOC139988114 gene encoding uncharacterized protein, translated as MQTATVEKRRTRYQKKANHEKKQKYKNKIISEADKKIELEKRKVEAPRKSKKVFEDVKIAFISAIDPYDTPLQWWETEHVRYAINYPPVKSRLEKVMGTHIVRLTDRKYMLHLMSKLLQDHMEQQETRIEKRKLPLSSDISHLLKLSYKTLSEKMHDPRHLKLKLYV; from the exons ATGCAAACTGCAACAGTAGAGAAAAGGCGAACTAGATATCAGAAAAAAGCTAACCATGAAAAAAAGcagaaatataagaataaaattattagtgAAGCTGATAAAAAGATTGAActcgaaaagagaaaagtggAAGCCCCGAGAAAATCTAAAAAGGTATTTGAAGATGTAAAAATAGCATTTATCTCTGCTATAGATCCTTATGACACTCCTTTGCAATGGTGGGAAACAGAACACGTAAGATATGC AATAAATTATCCACCAGTAAAATCCCGATTAGAAAAAGTGATGGGAACTCATATCGTACGACTAACTGATCGCAAATACATGTTGCACCTTATGTCCAAGCTCTTGCAGGATCATATGGAGCAACAAGAAACGCGTATCGAGAAGAGAAAGCTGCCATTATCATCGGATATATCTCACTTATTGAAACTATCTTATAAAACGCTTTCCGAAAAGATGCACGATCCTAGACATCTTAAATTAAAACTTTATGtgtga